Sequence from the Amaranthus tricolor cultivar Red isolate AtriRed21 chromosome 1, ASM2621246v1, whole genome shotgun sequence genome:
TTACCCTAATTGATCACATATTTCGAAATCCAATCGAAATaagtaattaatattaatataaccaAAAACTTACATTTTGTCTGCCTCATGAAAAATTTGAATGCTCAAGGTCACCACGtggatttaaaaaatatttgtgaaaAAGCTAAAAACTCAGGGTCACTACGTGGAATATCCcaaaaaaactttgtttatattgttgaaTGTACTAATATTTACAATTCTCAATTACAACTAACTTgcataatttattgttaattaactTAGACTTTTGAATATCCAACCATatttccaaaatgatttttttttcaaactttaaaaaataagtttgataaAAGTAAGAAACCAGAAtgagtttaaatttttatgtgtaaaaaatagcaaaatattctaaaaatagccaaaaaatatttataaagtaATTGATCCATGCTCATTATATCACTATTTTCAATGTACTTTTCCCATTATAGACATGATTTTCACCCCTTTTGTGTTATTCCTCTATGCTTTCACTTAGTTTTGTGTCAAAAAGTCATCTTAGGCTAAATATTGCATGTATTCTCATAGAAATGCATGCCTTTTGGCTCCGACCATCATAAGGAGGAAACACACCCTCATTAGAGTCTCAAAAGGCCATTATAAGAGTCTTGGATCAAGTGCAAAAGACGAAACGAAGAAAAAGAGTGAAGAAGCAGCTGCCTAACCATCCAGGCACATCTCGCCTGATCGgataaaaatcaattaacttCCTGAGATTTTCATGAAGAGAACCTCACGAAGGGAATTTCTAGAGATTTTCATAGTGTCCCGCTCTCATTCTCATCACCGTgatgtttaaaataattttttgtaaacAAGTTCGAACAATTTTCCATCCAAATCTTCCCGTAAACACCTCAGTAGAGAAGTCATAAACACAAAATTTGTCATCACTTCATAACTCATCAACTAAACTCAGTGGCATGTAGTCATCTACACATATTTATAAGTTAGGGGACCTTATGTAGCTCTGTCATTTGAACTTTGGATATTGAGACAGGATTATTTTTTACGCGATAAATTGAATGCACGCATTTCTCCTTACCCTCTCCTTGGAAGGGGCACGTGTATGATCTGTCCGCTATTCTCCTCTCCGTACCCTAACTTGTGCGAGATATTGAGTTAATGACTCTGACTCTATATCGAGACAGAACCTCTCGACTTTGCATAGAATTAACAATCAAGGAAATGAATCTCATCAATGTACGAGTGCTTATAGCTTCCCATATCTTACTATCACATATTCACAATTCAAATATATAATTGAATCTCTCCCCTACAATTGGGAGGGGAGATGCATGTACTTTAGAGTATACTCGAGACAAATATTGTACATACAAGACTGAACTGTAAAAACTAAGTAAAAAGAAGTAATTATTGATAAATCATTTAGAAATCTATAGCATCAACAGGTAGAGATGTTGTTCTTTGAAGGGAATGAGGAAGCACAGCTCCTGGGTAAAAGCTATTAGCAGTCGCTATATTCTCGGGGCTGCAACACTCGCTTTGAAGCTTTCGGGTCTGCAAATTGCTGCATTTCCTCCTAAAAGATTGGGTAGCGAATTGAGGCGTAAAACACTTTTCCAATGCGTTTTTAAGATCGCGGGCTTTTAATCCTCGTCCAAGGGGAGGCAAAGGTATCTTCTTATTCCATTTTAATCGATTGTATTCCTTTTCTGCGGTGGAGAATCGGGGCTTCATATCTGCACTCGAGTGCGGATCAATCAGTTCTTTCAACTGCAATTGGTACTTTGACTTCAGCCATATCAGCTCCTTTCGTGCCTCGTCCTCATACTCTTTATCGTCTACAACGGAGCTAGCAGGAGAGTTATACGGCGTTTGAGTCCGACAAATATTTTTCGAGATCGTCGTTTCATTTTCTAAATTCGAAAGGTCATGTGACTCGCATGTTTCACCAAAGTGGAAGTTCAAGCTTGGTCGACGATGATGATGACCATATGGCTCGGTATTCAGTATCACACCAGAATCTTTCCCATCAGCCTCGGATGAAAAAGTTATCTCTTCAAAACGTCCCCTCATAGAAGTCGATCCATGACTAGAGCAACGGAGGAGTTGGATATTACGCGGCTTTGGGCTTGGGCTGCCCAAGGTAAGATAATCTGCTAAAGAAACACGAGCCACAGAGTCATTATCGTCTTTGATGCTAGAGCACTCGGATGCTTCTTCTACTGCCGAACTTTGCTTCCAATCAGGGACTAGGGAAGCAATCTCACTATCGATCATATCTGCTATTCGTTGCACATCTTCCTCTTTAATACTTAGTTCGCAAACCATTTCAGTTGTTACACTTAACGCAGTGTCGGTCTCGATGTCAAAAGGAAAGTAAATATTCCGCACTCTCCCTgaaaccaaaaaccaaaaaatagtACTATTTTAGcagataaatttgttattgggtTTGTACACAAAAAACCCGCATAAGTGGAGATCTGGCTAAACATAGACCCGATGAGGTTTCACCCTAAAACTAATTGGTAATAGGAGGATTAgcccatcaagtatatatgttagtaAACCTCTTTCTAATTCTTCGATCTGAGTAATCTTTCCAATATTAGCGTCTTAAAATCACTCTTTAATATAGCAAAAGGTGATTACCAAAATTAGTACCTTCTTTGTCGGTAATTCTGAGTCGTAAGAAGATATCGCCATTTGCTCTTCTCTTCCCCTTGATGCTGATGTCCATATCGGTCAAATCATCATCGTCAAGGAAAGTGAATAGCTCAATTTCATTGGCAGCTGATTCTAGTGTTTGGTACTCATGCTCATGATCCGGTTCGTAGCCAGCATACTCAAAGCAACTGTTATTTATCAAAATGCTGTCATTTTGGCAAGGTAATGGCACAACTTTACTGATATTATCAAACAATCTATCATCCTTGATTGGCCTCAAATCATATCCTTCGTCATCATTTTGCAAAAACGGGTCGTCTAGTAGCTCCTTTGCCGACAATCTATCAGACACAGTTGCTAAGCATTTCTCAACAAAGAGGCGCACTTCCGGATCCTTCACCTTAAAAAGAGATTCTGGTTTTTTCCCCTAatacaaaattttcaaatcaatTAAACTAGTTGAGGATGCTgtgattcatcatcatcatcatcatcaaaccaATATCCCGCTCGAAGACAGGGTCTGGGCAAGAGAAGGTGACGAACAATCCATACCGGTACCCCTTGAAAGAGAGTGCCAAAGGACTGCGGTCAATTTCACCCCGAAAAGGTGAGGATGCAgtgattcatcatcatcattatcaaccCAATATCCCGCTCGAAGACGGAGTTTGGGTGAGGGAAAGTGACGGCAATCCATACCCGTACCCCCTTGAAAGAGAGTGTCAGAGGACTGCGGTCAATTTTACCCCAAAAGGCAATGATTCAGTAATTCATACAAGTAAATAAACGAGGGTGTTATTGTCCGCTTACAGAAACAACTTTCTTGTAAATTTGAGCAGGGTGTGTGCATTCACTGTAAGGATATTCAAACGTAACCATTTCAAGTACACACATCCCAAACGAATAGATGTCAACCAATTCATTGTATTCTTCGGCATAAACCTCTGGCGCCATGAATTCTGGCGTACCTGAATTAGGAAACATAGCAATACATATCTTAACAAGCATTAAAATCAGACAAATAATTGATTTCCATCAATTACAATGAATCTGAATGATTAATTGACACCCCAGAATACTCCAAGTAGGCaattatcaaataaataatcattgtaCAGAATGTACTACTATATGATTCAATAATAGAGCTACTACAATATGAGaattaattataaaactaaGATTAAAAATAGGGCATTATTGCATTGATCAAACTATTTTGAGTTACCATCAATAAGAATTTCAATGATTAAAATCGACAGCTCAAACTTACCAACACAACGGGCAGCATGAGATTTCCTGAGAATCGCGGCTAAGCCAAGATCTCCGATCTTGACTTCCCCTTGGTTGCCATTAATGAAAATGTTGTCACATTTTAGATCTCTATGTATTACTGGTGGGTCATGACTATGGAGGTACAGAAGCCCTTCAAGGATCTGCCTACACCAATGTTTTACTGCTCTAATGTTAACCTTTTTATGCTTCAGCCTATACctatatcatataaaattaatcATACAACTttttaccaaataaacaaatcaAAACACATCATAAAGCCTAGTAGTCAACTCTTAAAGCTGGaatcttttcttcttttttttgatTCCAAAGTAAGGACAATTCCTGTAGGCAAAAGGGCAACGGAAATTGGTTTTTATACGTCGTGAGAATTAAACCCCTGTTACAGATGTAGGAAAGCCTTCAATTAGGCAAACTCATGATCGGTGTAATATAATTCGCTTTTTAAATTCGATTCTCAAAATTTACccaaaatagcctaaaaccgaccctaattcgcttttttcgatCTCATTATTCTCGAAAGCTCGAATCTTTTATAATAATTGGATTAAGATATGAATGAAGTTGAGATAAATTGAAGAACTGAAATTGCAAAAAAGAAGACTTACTGCCTAAGAGTACCAGAGGTGAACATTTCAGTGACAAAATTGATGTTTCTATTAGTAATGTCAACCCATGAGGTATagaatttcataatatttttgtgtttcaaggttttgagcAGATGAATTTCACTGTAAAGCCTTTCAAGATCTTCAGGTCTTTGCAGAAAATCAGTAAGTTTAACTTGATTCCAAGCCACTTCAATTCCTTCATATTCATCAAAACCCCTATACCTACAGCAAAATACAAAATACCCAAATGAAAATTAGCAAAATTAAGTCAATTTTATTGACAAATTCAAAATACCcagaaaaaataaatcaaaaaaaatgaatGGATTAGCTTTGCTTACACTATCTTAGAAGACCCTTTTCCCAGAATTTCATGATACTACAAAGAAAGGTTAAATTTGATTAATTGAAATGTATAGTTGAATTAAAggagtaattaaaaaaataaaaaaaataaaaaaaaataaaaaaaaaaaagcttactCTTCCATATCTACCAGTGGGATCAATCTCAGCATAATCAGGCGAATCATCTGAATCATGATCAATCATAGAACTCATATCTATTTTGTAAGATAAGGATAAGATTTATGAATGGTTTAAAAGTAGTTGAAAAGGTGTTTAATTTCTATATGGGGTTGACAAAAATGATGGTATAAGAATGTCTATTTGacaaaaattaagagaaaattAGTGAAGATAATTAAGGGAATAGATAGAGAAAGAATGGAGAAGtggaaaagaaaggaagaaaatgGATGAGTTTGAGAAAAGATGATCAAAAGGACAAGGTTCTTAGAATTAGTTTTCAAAGATACAGGAGACAAACAAAGGACAACTGGGTAATATGCCAATATACCTCACAAGCCTTTGCACTCTCTCTGTCTGTCTCTGACCCTACTTTCAATTAAAACTTTGGGTCAGATATTGGGGGTTGGATCATGGAGGATGCCTATTTCTTGACTACTTGTTGTTTCTATGAATATTTGTCTGTCTAGTCTCTACTCTTTAGTCTCTTCATTGTCTATTAGAGATGTTGAAATGAGTCGGGGAGTATGAGTGCTACCTCCTTTGTACATGCTCGGGTTAAAATATGCGTTTATTTTGTTACCCACTATCAATTAAGGTAAAAATATCATAGGTATTTCGGTTATGAAACGAGAAAGTAAaagagacacttaaaatacctgaagTGGAAATGTTATCAGAGTCAACGGTCAACGAAGTGGAAGTGAGATGTAAACCTTCCGTAGGAGTGACCTGAagtcctgcaacacaacacatTAGCCTTGCCCGGGGTAATCTCCcgaaaaacccctccgacgctcaagtcagatcgaaGATGAGAGATccatgaatgaacgataaaaaattaaatgcaaAAGTATAGATATCAGGATAGTGGTTGTTTGTATTTTGGTAGGTTGATGAAGATGATGGTGAGTAGGGATTTTGGTAGGGTTTCGGTATGGTATTTTTTACTTAGGGTTGTAAATGGGGATGACAGCTTCTATTTATAAGGATCAAGAAGCGGTTATTGCCGGGAGTAGATTGGATTTCATAGGTATCATGGTAGTTGAAAGGAGGATATGGTTAGTTACCGTGATGAGTAGGTAGTTACTTTAGGGTAGTAGATACTTGTTGGTTAAGTATACTGAACAAGATGTCATAAAACCCCCTTGACTATGATTCAAGGTTAATTGATAAGTCAAAGGGTAGTTAAGCAACTTTACAgtgatatttattaaataaataaacaattaaatgttaCCCTAACAATAGGTGTGTCTGCCGATGTAGTTACATTCTTAAATCTGTAAGAATATAGATGTGTAATAGCAGAATTGGTAGAAAtatatttcttaatatttaaaacaaGATCTCAAGTATATAATAATACGAatataatatatgtaagaatCACCTTCGTTGTATTGCGTGATTTTCATAAGTTAAAAGGTATGTATGATAGTAGTGGATGATCAGAACATCAAGTGTCGTTCCTCTAGTATTGGTCCACAAGTACCAATTGGATTACCACGTATGCTAGTACGAAATAAGAAAAACTAAtattcttattacttttttGATGGAGAAAAGTAGAGAGAAATAACACACAAACTTATAAAAAATGATGAGTAAAGTGCAACTATTTGTACGCAAATACAACACCTCTTTATATAATCTTTTGATGGTTACATatcacatttatatataataatcaaatgaattaatttgtgttttaattcttaataaCTCCTATACTAAATAGTCCAAAGAGCATTTTATACAATTGGTATTGTTTTATCCAATCAGTAACATATATGTGTTATCTTATAGGACCCGATTATAATAAATGtatactaatttaattaatgtacACATCAAAGTTTGTTTTTAGCCAAACTCTATAATTACCTAATACAACGGAATgaattaatctttatattttatattttattagttaCATTTGATTATTAGGAAACTTATTTCATTCAAAATTATCTCTGTACCCACTATTGGAAGAGAATCGGTGAATGGAGCATAATGAAGTTTAGGAAGATTGTCTTGAAAATAAATTGAGAAATGTTAGCGTATCAAGAAGAAAAGAGAAGGGTCGAACTGGAGAAGCTAAATCGATTAAGAATAGAATGATGAAGCAGAAATTGGGGAATAACTGGTGCCTTCCTTGGAGAAGTCGTATGATTACTTACAATCAGATTGAAGATGACAACTTTCTTCTCctaaaattttttctaaatttaagAAGCAACAAAATAAACCCAAAATCAACAAAAAGTTGatttttaaaaaggaaatttggttttaataaaaaaaaaagaattaattaaatttgaaaaaaaataaaaatcaaagtacACAATTACTATTTAAATCTAAAAACTTCCCTCACTCATTAATATTCATGCGATCCTTCCCGCTCTTTCCATTTAAATCTATTAACTATCCTATTTTAcaactataaattaaattattttttgtctttaattCTTTCACCACTTTCACTTTTCTCTATTTtccttctaatttttttttctctcattaaaaattttttacatccattatcaatttctttttctcctttatagaattttcaatttttagacATTTTTGATCTACAAATTATAAACAACAAATATACTTCAGACGTCAAGTTCGTAAATGAATGTTGATAGGAGCGTACATTCAAGTTCGTAAATGAAAGTTTATAGGAGAGTACATTTATATTCTAGAGTTATcaaattagtattgtgtgccaagtgatAATTGACGTGTTTAAATGAAATGCGTGAATTTGTATGATACTATACTTAtgtatttaattcttaattatatttactactattttgtacatatttactttataatattaggagtattattttgatgaaatttatattattattttaatgacgaatttaaaatgttgttgaatttaaaagagaaatattaataatattaattcttGTTGCCACAAATTGAGGTTAAACAATGGTGATTTGGCGAATGAGATTACGATTTGATATTTTTGAGATATATATTGTTGAAAAAATTAATGATcatgaaataaaatatattatgtttgaTTGCTTGTTTGTGTGTTCatgctaattattaaaatatattaaatcacgtaaagtgaaATGCGAGGGAAATAAAACTCTTATATTTATTGTCATttaagtataagggtgatgaacacgttgacctgtttggttagtatagctgctgACAAGTATACttctactattttttttttaaatttaagtgaTGCCCCTTGACTATCGTGACACCCCCTTTCCTCCACCACTGGCTATATATTGTAAACGCTTTTGTGTATGTCAATGAAAGAACTTCTAACTTTAGATGAACGCTTATTGATGAACAATGTGAAGCTTTGTTTGCGACAGTTAAGTTACTTGAAACTTGATATAAATTGAAGGTGACGATATGCAAACTTTCCTTTTGTTATATTTAATGTAACActccggcccctcggaccgctggtgactactcatggagactgtagactggccccacaaactaacacaagtctttccagcgcactttgaccTTACTCGTGCGCAACCGGgaacacttcccaggaggtcacccatcctaagattgctccccaccaagcacgcttaactgtagagttcttagcaaatggactCCCTAGAAAAAAatatgcaccttgttgatatgagtagtttatcaattctttttcaagctaaatttgggATATTACATTTAACCCCA
This genomic interval carries:
- the LOC130816011 gene encoding probable serine/threonine-protein kinase WNK9, giving the protein MSSMIDHDSDDSPDYAEIDPTGRYGRYHEILGKGSSKIVYRGFDEYEGIEVAWNQVKLTDFLQRPEDLERLYSEIHLLKTLKHKNIMKFYTSWVDITNRNINFVTEMFTSGTLRQYRLKHKKVNIRAVKHWCRQILEGLLYLHSHDPPVIHRDLKCDNIFINGNQGEVKIGDLGLAAILRKSHAARCVGTPEFMAPEVYAEEYNELVDIYSFGMCVLEMVTFEYPYSECTHPAQIYKKVVSGKKPESLFKVKDPEVRLFVEKCLATVSDRLSAKELLDDPFLQNDDEGYDLRPIKDDRLFDNISKVVPLPCQNDSILINNSCFEYAGYEPDHEHEYQTLESAANEIELFTFLDDDDLTDMDISIKGKRRANGDIFLRLRITDKEGRVRNIYFPFDIETDTALSVTTEMVCELSIKEEDVQRIADMIDSEIASLVPDWKQSSAVEEASECSSIKDDNDSVARVSLADYLTLGSPSPKPRNIQLLRCSSHGSTSMRGRFEEITFSSEADGKDSGVILNTEPYGHHHRRPSLNFHFGETCESHDLSNLENETTISKNICRTQTPYNSPASSVVDDKEYEDEARKELIWLKSKYQLQLKELIDPHSSADMKPRFSTAEKEYNRLKWNKKIPLPPLGRGLKARDLKNALEKCFTPQFATQSFRRKCSNLQTRKLQSECCSPENIATANSFYPGAVLPHSLQRTTSLPVDAIDF